CCAGCCGTTTGCGTCCAAATCAAGTATTTAAAAAAGAGCGGTTGTCCGCTATGCCGCTTTCAACACGCTAAAATCTTCCCCTGCGCGGCATTACCGAGCCTCTCGCGAATAATACTTGAGAAACGCGGGGCAAAATTTTACCAAAAGAAAACTGATATTTCAATGGGCGGAAATTGATTTGAAAAAGACTGTTTTTGTAGTAAACTAACATTAGTTATTGAGTGGTTCCTATTAATATATATTTATATATAAGATTTTATAAGTTATCATCAGGAAAGTCAAGCAAATGTTTGCCCAAAAAATAAGACAATTACGTAATAAAAAGGGTTTATCACAAGAGAAGCTAGCCCGTCTCGCCAATATTTCTTTTATTACAGTTGTTAAGATTGAATCTGGGGAATCAAAGCATCCTACAATTCAAACCATGGCGGGAATAGCAAAAGCTTTAAGTGTTTCTCTTGACGAATTAATAAAGGGAATATAGAAAAACTATAAAATCATGAAATTCACTGACACTGAAAAGGAAGTAATATTTTTAAAAGCCGCTAAGGAACTTATTGACGATATGGTCAACTATGAAATTATGGACTTGTTAGGAAATGA
Above is a genomic segment from Candidatus Omnitrophota bacterium containing:
- a CDS encoding helix-turn-helix transcriptional regulator, translated to MFAQKIRQLRNKKGLSQEKLARLANISFITVVKIESGESKHPTIQTMAGIAKALSVSLDELIKGI